One part of the Pseudopipra pipra isolate bDixPip1 chromosome 3, bDixPip1.hap1, whole genome shotgun sequence genome encodes these proteins:
- the PLA2G7 gene encoding platelet-activating factor acetylhydrolase isoform X4, translating to MEMWTNSTERFYRIPEGKGPHSVGCTDLMTENAVEGSFLRLYYPACDATDIEEARWIPDREYYQGLSDFLNMYRIVGERLFHYYVGSVTCPAKSNAAFKPGEKYPLLIFSHGLGAFRTIYSAICIEMASQGFIVAAVEHRDESASATYYCKRRSVSESREESTSNMEKEWIYYRKLKTGEEERCLRHKQVQQRAQECIKALNLILKISSGEEVTNVLHSDFDWNSLKDSVDTSRIAVMGHSFGAATVIESLSKEIRFRCGIALDVWMLPVGDDIYENSVQQPLLFINSEKFQWADNILKIKKLISNDTNKKMITIKGSVHQSFPDFTFVSGGIIARFFKLKGEIDPNEAIDISNHASLAFLQKHLSLKKDFDKWDSLVDGIGPNVIPGSNIDISPAEPE from the exons ATGGAAATGTGGACCAACAGCACTGAGAGATTTTACAGAATTCCTGAAGGAAAGGGGCCACACTCGGTTGGATGTACAGACCTGATGACAGAAAATGCAGTTGAG GGAAGTTTCTTGCGCCTGTATTACCCAGCATGCGATGCCACAGATATTGAGGAGGCACGATGGATTCCAGATCGAGAATACTATCAGGGACTCTCTGACTTCCTTAATATGTACCGGATTGTAGGAGAAAGGCTTTTCCATTACTACGTTG GTTCAGTGACCTGTCCTGCAAAGTCAAATGCTGCCTTTAAGCCAGGAGAAAAATATCcacttcttattttttcccatgGACTTGGAGCTTTTCG GACAATCTATTCTGCTATTTGCATAGAGATGGCTTCTCAGGGCTTTATAGTGGCTGCTGTCGAGCACAG AGATGAATCTGCTTCAGCAACATATTATTGTAAAAGAAGGTCCGTTTCTGAATCACGGGAAGAATCTACATCAAACATGGAGAAGGAGTGGATCTACTACAGGAAACTGAAAACTGGAGAGGAGGAGCGTTGCTTGCGCCATAAGCAG GTGCAGCAAAGAGCACAGGAGTGTATCAAAGCTCTCAATCTCATTCTTAAAATCAGTTCAGGAGAGGAAGTAACAAATGTACTACATTCAGACTTTGACTGGAACAGCCTAAAG GATTCTGTTGATACTAGCAGAATAGCTGTGATGGGACACTCTTTTGGTGCTGCTACAGTTATTGAGAGTCTCAGCAAAGAAATAAGATTCAG GTGTGGCATTGCCCTCGATGTGTGGATGCTTCCTGTAGGTGATGACATTTACGAGAACAGTGTCCAGCAACCGCTGCTTTTTATCAACTCTGAAAAATTCCAGTGGGCTGATAACATCTTAAAGATTAAGAAGCTCATCTCCAATGACACAAACAAGAAAATGATCACTATCAA GGGGTCAGTACATCAGAGCTTTCCTGACTTTACCTTTGTAAGCGGAGGAATTATTGCaagatttttcaaattaaaaggaGAAATAGATCCAAATGAAGCTATTGATATCAGCAATCATGCTTCATTGGCCTTCCTGCAGAAACATCTAA GTCTTAAGAAAGATTTCGATAAGTGGGATTCACTTGTGGATGGCATAGGACCCAATGTTATTCCTGGAAGCAATATTGACATATCTCCAGCTGAACCTGAATAA
- the PLA2G7 gene encoding platelet-activating factor acetylhydrolase isoform X1 encodes MRLLPPALGASPGPARLGGVTPGTAAPPRYPLRHGQPALGSPGIEPGLRHSSWKNGSGVVFLRDIPLLLMNRPIFLEEPQNPLSVRFVAPQTSRVPPRPPQPKVSSHLSVSARCCLILRIQDTPRKFPSRTGLPVKAPMEMWTNSTERFYRIPEGKGPHSVGCTDLMTENAVEGSFLRLYYPACDATDIEEARWIPDREYYQGLSDFLNMYRIVGERLFHYYVGSVTCPAKSNAAFKPGEKYPLLIFSHGLGAFRTIYSAICIEMASQGFIVAAVEHRDESASATYYCKRRSVSESREESTSNMEKEWIYYRKLKTGEEERCLRHKQVQQRAQECIKALNLILKISSGEEVTNVLHSDFDWNSLKDSVDTSRIAVMGHSFGAATVIESLSKEIRFRCGIALDVWMLPVGDDIYENSVQQPLLFINSEKFQWADNILKIKKLISNDTNKKMITIKGSVHQSFPDFTFVSGGIIARFFKLKGEIDPNEAIDISNHASLAFLQKHLSLKKDFDKWDSLVDGIGPNVIPGSNIDISPAEPE; translated from the exons ATGCGGCTGCTTCCCCCCGCGCTCGGCGCATCCCCGGGGCCCGCCCGGCTCGGAGGGGTCACCCCAGGTACGGCCGCACCGCCCCGGTACCCGCTCCGTCACGGGCAGCCCgcccttggctctccagggaTCGAACCCGGGCTTCGTCATTCCTCCTGGAAAAATGGCAGCGGCGTTGTATTTCTCCGTGACATCCCGCTGCTCCTGATGAATAGGCCGATTTTCCTTGAGGAGCCGCAAAATCCTCTTTCTGTGCGGTTCGTAGCACCGCAGACCTCCCGAGTGCCACCGCGGCCTCCTCAGCCAAAGGTTTCATCCCACCTTTCTGTAAGTGCACGGTGCTGTCTGATCCTTAGGATTCAGGATACTCCAAGGAAATTCCCCAGTAGAACAG GTCTGCCAGTGAAGGCACCAATGGAAATGTGGACCAACAGCACTGAGAGATTTTACAGAATTCCTGAAGGAAAGGGGCCACACTCGGTTGGATGTACAGACCTGATGACAGAAAATGCAGTTGAG GGAAGTTTCTTGCGCCTGTATTACCCAGCATGCGATGCCACAGATATTGAGGAGGCACGATGGATTCCAGATCGAGAATACTATCAGGGACTCTCTGACTTCCTTAATATGTACCGGATTGTAGGAGAAAGGCTTTTCCATTACTACGTTG GTTCAGTGACCTGTCCTGCAAAGTCAAATGCTGCCTTTAAGCCAGGAGAAAAATATCcacttcttattttttcccatgGACTTGGAGCTTTTCG GACAATCTATTCTGCTATTTGCATAGAGATGGCTTCTCAGGGCTTTATAGTGGCTGCTGTCGAGCACAG AGATGAATCTGCTTCAGCAACATATTATTGTAAAAGAAGGTCCGTTTCTGAATCACGGGAAGAATCTACATCAAACATGGAGAAGGAGTGGATCTACTACAGGAAACTGAAAACTGGAGAGGAGGAGCGTTGCTTGCGCCATAAGCAG GTGCAGCAAAGAGCACAGGAGTGTATCAAAGCTCTCAATCTCATTCTTAAAATCAGTTCAGGAGAGGAAGTAACAAATGTACTACATTCAGACTTTGACTGGAACAGCCTAAAG GATTCTGTTGATACTAGCAGAATAGCTGTGATGGGACACTCTTTTGGTGCTGCTACAGTTATTGAGAGTCTCAGCAAAGAAATAAGATTCAG GTGTGGCATTGCCCTCGATGTGTGGATGCTTCCTGTAGGTGATGACATTTACGAGAACAGTGTCCAGCAACCGCTGCTTTTTATCAACTCTGAAAAATTCCAGTGGGCTGATAACATCTTAAAGATTAAGAAGCTCATCTCCAATGACACAAACAAGAAAATGATCACTATCAA GGGGTCAGTACATCAGAGCTTTCCTGACTTTACCTTTGTAAGCGGAGGAATTATTGCaagatttttcaaattaaaaggaGAAATAGATCCAAATGAAGCTATTGATATCAGCAATCATGCTTCATTGGCCTTCCTGCAGAAACATCTAA GTCTTAAGAAAGATTTCGATAAGTGGGATTCACTTGTGGATGGCATAGGACCCAATGTTATTCCTGGAAGCAATATTGACATATCTCCAGCTGAACCTGAATAA
- the IMP3 gene encoding U3 small nucleolar ribonucleoprotein protein IMP3 has protein sequence MVRKLKYHEQKLLRRLDLVNWEASGGNLAEVRALRRYRLGRREDYVQYKALARSVRALARRLRDLGPDSAAFRARCAAALLEKLHGLGLVSSRQSLAVCESLSAATFCRRRLPCLLVKLRMAQNLRHAVTFVEQGHVRVGPEVVTDPALLVPRAVEDFITWVDASRLRQKVLDYNQERDDFDLAA, from the coding sequence ATGGTGCGGAAACTGAAGTACCACGAGCAGAAGCTGCTGCGGCGGCTGGACCTGGTGAACTGGGAGGCGTCGGGCGGTAACTTGGCGGAGGTGCGGGCGCTGCGGCGGTACCGGCTGGGCCGGCGGGAGGACTACGTGCAGTACAAGGCGCTGGCCCGCTCCGTGCGCGCCCTGGCCCGGCGGCTCCGCGACCTGGGCCCGGACAGCGCCGCGTTCCGCGCCCGCTGCGCCGCCGCgctgctggagaagctgcacGGGCTGGGGCTGGTGAGCAGCCGGCAGTCGCTGGCCGTCTGCGAGAGCCTCTCGGCCGCCACCTTCTGCCGCCGGcgcctgccctgcctgctggtGAAGCTGCGGATGGCGCAGAACCTGCGCCACGCCGTCACCTTCGTGGAGCAGGGGCACGTCCGCGTGGGGCCCGAGGTGGTCACAGACCCCGCGCTGCTCGTCCCCCGCGCCGTCGAGGATTTCATCACCTGGGTGGACGCCTCGCGCCTGCGGCAGAAGGTGCTCGACTACAACCAGGAGCGCGACGACTTCGACCTGGCTGCGTAG
- the PLA2G7 gene encoding platelet-activating factor acetylhydrolase isoform X3, which produces MRLLPPALGASPGPARLGGVTPGLPVKAPMEMWTNSTERFYRIPEGKGPHSVGCTDLMTENAVEGSFLRLYYPACDATDIEEARWIPDREYYQGLSDFLNMYRIVGERLFHYYVGSVTCPAKSNAAFKPGEKYPLLIFSHGLGAFRTIYSAICIEMASQGFIVAAVEHRDESASATYYCKRRSVSESREESTSNMEKEWIYYRKLKTGEEERCLRHKQVQQRAQECIKALNLILKISSGEEVTNVLHSDFDWNSLKDSVDTSRIAVMGHSFGAATVIESLSKEIRFRCGIALDVWMLPVGDDIYENSVQQPLLFINSEKFQWADNILKIKKLISNDTNKKMITIKGSVHQSFPDFTFVSGGIIARFFKLKGEIDPNEAIDISNHASLAFLQKHLSLKKDFDKWDSLVDGIGPNVIPGSNIDISPAEPE; this is translated from the exons ATGCGGCTGCTTCCCCCCGCGCTCGGCGCATCCCCGGGGCCCGCCCGGCTCGGAGGGGTCACCCCAG GTCTGCCAGTGAAGGCACCAATGGAAATGTGGACCAACAGCACTGAGAGATTTTACAGAATTCCTGAAGGAAAGGGGCCACACTCGGTTGGATGTACAGACCTGATGACAGAAAATGCAGTTGAG GGAAGTTTCTTGCGCCTGTATTACCCAGCATGCGATGCCACAGATATTGAGGAGGCACGATGGATTCCAGATCGAGAATACTATCAGGGACTCTCTGACTTCCTTAATATGTACCGGATTGTAGGAGAAAGGCTTTTCCATTACTACGTTG GTTCAGTGACCTGTCCTGCAAAGTCAAATGCTGCCTTTAAGCCAGGAGAAAAATATCcacttcttattttttcccatgGACTTGGAGCTTTTCG GACAATCTATTCTGCTATTTGCATAGAGATGGCTTCTCAGGGCTTTATAGTGGCTGCTGTCGAGCACAG AGATGAATCTGCTTCAGCAACATATTATTGTAAAAGAAGGTCCGTTTCTGAATCACGGGAAGAATCTACATCAAACATGGAGAAGGAGTGGATCTACTACAGGAAACTGAAAACTGGAGAGGAGGAGCGTTGCTTGCGCCATAAGCAG GTGCAGCAAAGAGCACAGGAGTGTATCAAAGCTCTCAATCTCATTCTTAAAATCAGTTCAGGAGAGGAAGTAACAAATGTACTACATTCAGACTTTGACTGGAACAGCCTAAAG GATTCTGTTGATACTAGCAGAATAGCTGTGATGGGACACTCTTTTGGTGCTGCTACAGTTATTGAGAGTCTCAGCAAAGAAATAAGATTCAG GTGTGGCATTGCCCTCGATGTGTGGATGCTTCCTGTAGGTGATGACATTTACGAGAACAGTGTCCAGCAACCGCTGCTTTTTATCAACTCTGAAAAATTCCAGTGGGCTGATAACATCTTAAAGATTAAGAAGCTCATCTCCAATGACACAAACAAGAAAATGATCACTATCAA GGGGTCAGTACATCAGAGCTTTCCTGACTTTACCTTTGTAAGCGGAGGAATTATTGCaagatttttcaaattaaaaggaGAAATAGATCCAAATGAAGCTATTGATATCAGCAATCATGCTTCATTGGCCTTCCTGCAGAAACATCTAA GTCTTAAGAAAGATTTCGATAAGTGGGATTCACTTGTGGATGGCATAGGACCCAATGTTATTCCTGGAAGCAATATTGACATATCTCCAGCTGAACCTGAATAA
- the PLA2G7 gene encoding platelet-activating factor acetylhydrolase isoform X2, with amino-acid sequence MIPSLPHGGTARHLGGRGIRRDAQSLLGMAPCQKLVFQAQGRFLPGRLSQLKTKAKFGPSPSGRARQWLCLRDRRPPVGAAAAPLAPQGSGWPSCSSGRRDGSTGRPGHRTPGLPVKAPMEMWTNSTERFYRIPEGKGPHSVGCTDLMTENAVEGSFLRLYYPACDATDIEEARWIPDREYYQGLSDFLNMYRIVGERLFHYYVGSVTCPAKSNAAFKPGEKYPLLIFSHGLGAFRTIYSAICIEMASQGFIVAAVEHRDESASATYYCKRRSVSESREESTSNMEKEWIYYRKLKTGEEERCLRHKQVQQRAQECIKALNLILKISSGEEVTNVLHSDFDWNSLKDSVDTSRIAVMGHSFGAATVIESLSKEIRFRCGIALDVWMLPVGDDIYENSVQQPLLFINSEKFQWADNILKIKKLISNDTNKKMITIKGSVHQSFPDFTFVSGGIIARFFKLKGEIDPNEAIDISNHASLAFLQKHLSLKKDFDKWDSLVDGIGPNVIPGSNIDISPAEPE; translated from the exons ATGATCCCATCCCTGCCACACGGAGGCACAGcccggcacctcggcggccgcgggaTCCGCCGGGACGCGCAGTCTTTGCTTGGGATGGCCCCGTGCCAGAAACTTGTTTTCCAGGCCCAGGGGAGATTTCTCCCGGGAAGATTGTCTCAGCTGAAAACTAAGGCAAAGTTTGGTCCCTCCCCTTCGGGCAGAGCCCGGCAGTGGCTCTGCCTGCGGGACAGACGTCCTCCTGTGGGAGCAGCCGCCGCTCCCCTGGCTCCGCAGGGCTCTGGGTggccctcctgctcctctggacGGCGGGACGGGAGCACAGGGCGACCGGGACACCGCACACCAG GTCTGCCAGTGAAGGCACCAATGGAAATGTGGACCAACAGCACTGAGAGATTTTACAGAATTCCTGAAGGAAAGGGGCCACACTCGGTTGGATGTACAGACCTGATGACAGAAAATGCAGTTGAG GGAAGTTTCTTGCGCCTGTATTACCCAGCATGCGATGCCACAGATATTGAGGAGGCACGATGGATTCCAGATCGAGAATACTATCAGGGACTCTCTGACTTCCTTAATATGTACCGGATTGTAGGAGAAAGGCTTTTCCATTACTACGTTG GTTCAGTGACCTGTCCTGCAAAGTCAAATGCTGCCTTTAAGCCAGGAGAAAAATATCcacttcttattttttcccatgGACTTGGAGCTTTTCG GACAATCTATTCTGCTATTTGCATAGAGATGGCTTCTCAGGGCTTTATAGTGGCTGCTGTCGAGCACAG AGATGAATCTGCTTCAGCAACATATTATTGTAAAAGAAGGTCCGTTTCTGAATCACGGGAAGAATCTACATCAAACATGGAGAAGGAGTGGATCTACTACAGGAAACTGAAAACTGGAGAGGAGGAGCGTTGCTTGCGCCATAAGCAG GTGCAGCAAAGAGCACAGGAGTGTATCAAAGCTCTCAATCTCATTCTTAAAATCAGTTCAGGAGAGGAAGTAACAAATGTACTACATTCAGACTTTGACTGGAACAGCCTAAAG GATTCTGTTGATACTAGCAGAATAGCTGTGATGGGACACTCTTTTGGTGCTGCTACAGTTATTGAGAGTCTCAGCAAAGAAATAAGATTCAG GTGTGGCATTGCCCTCGATGTGTGGATGCTTCCTGTAGGTGATGACATTTACGAGAACAGTGTCCAGCAACCGCTGCTTTTTATCAACTCTGAAAAATTCCAGTGGGCTGATAACATCTTAAAGATTAAGAAGCTCATCTCCAATGACACAAACAAGAAAATGATCACTATCAA GGGGTCAGTACATCAGAGCTTTCCTGACTTTACCTTTGTAAGCGGAGGAATTATTGCaagatttttcaaattaaaaggaGAAATAGATCCAAATGAAGCTATTGATATCAGCAATCATGCTTCATTGGCCTTCCTGCAGAAACATCTAA GTCTTAAGAAAGATTTCGATAAGTGGGATTCACTTGTGGATGGCATAGGACCCAATGTTATTCCTGGAAGCAATATTGACATATCTCCAGCTGAACCTGAATAA